One genomic window of Plasmodium falciparum 3D7 genome assembly, chromosome: 10 includes the following:
- a CDS encoding NLI interacting factor-like phosphatase, putative: MDMKNIYLPKGIRLPCKLKWTVDNNSMVSSNQIIAFIIEENKEVFTGEENQEVEPSIKEEYIKDENNNNKNNVDNNNIENKKGNDILFKQDNYNEINNKQICLKDEHIVKDINSTTFNQNINNLHDDSNKTEENNSSPDNNNHNENNNDFIKDKNILTNDDKNKNIINDNDVQSDHKNNNVKKKEDTNVISLDSKYNEKKNVINFILNNRKNFEIKNNPIVLRSNNNGKINILKNDDNQEYIYINNENELLCEVIDVKCNHEIIFSGICTNCLLNQEEINKSEEQKYFVTPSFLPGQNELYINTDKAIDLEKERMRTIINKKKLCLVLDLDNTLLHASFSLLSVNVNSDIINITTDINNGILENEINYIEELNAQVVSNASNSDDTKSNTKNKKASPLVCKLNNEKILSMNNKNKIEHENTQNYMDRNDMQNININVNNNNNNNNNNNYNNNNNYNNNNNYNNNNNYNNNNNYNNNSNKEDDALINEDIIYPHFCKNKNSIEMYPKIEDIKASYQNYCEFLEKVNTINLLKHKGKYIHYEDFNDNQIKRKIEKLESSILKTNVKYQKGAYIIYYKLRPGVIEFLRTMSEKYEIYLYTMGTLEHAKSCLFLLDPLRKFFGNRVFSRKDCLNSLKHLNKILPTYRSVSICIDDSDYIWKENSSCIKVHGYNYFPDINFFEDIKRAPYFLTKFFTFAQSYLNFTSNIYRFINFKCSEHEEFLKYCKNNIMLYNMKNQVHFSNVETTHNSNNYDGQIKEDVYCTTENNEVEKNELLPSMKTNTFIEPLEIKNKNEHETSLNRNNSLNINNEFVEINDNNFIDLDKEFETDNESDLDLEDDEGDDIIDMYNINNNNNNNIINSYNDTYHLDTRNDLIELFDESYNYDKENILEDNSNYLDKQNDIYDNKDKTLRKEIEPLQSLSYDEDNIIYDENIILQTVENGIIENNNVNLTYEENKISFEKEEETNENVLKNNTNLLEVNKSINKKKKKKKCKKNNQIINSDINTPFLRNDTKNYVQPIPLLKKSVHRNISHEDEIILKFISEENFRRYEKYVLDFLSNYFEKNENHTMKSQESSQVIEEEHVESSKCEVTNEDAPSDEDISYEDDFEGEFVNLKDQEDEIHMFLDDDFEGEFVYLKDDKNDEDYTYMDDYMDGKYSNVKHQKDEERIYIKDEKNKQEIENNKNNKNNKNNKNNKNTYKKNSDKNDNPRNDLKKYRMKVKKKIVKKINKNSNVKIYKSSKHVNEVNNNTLTNNNEVKQNNEYYESFFIPKNLTEFNFKDNDKQLYYLMSLLNEIHDIFYIMLEQFKRKETNDENRDDQIYNYFLRYPVVRTILTQYRKQVLKGFTFNISLLSDDIKRSDFMDNIVKFGGLINNQDYNHLLTVNTFIENENIKNVSTSNLMWLERALYTWKSTNPKYYDMKTWEKLHRNFWDVIEYEENKK; encoded by the exons atggatatgaaaaatatatatttaccgAAAGGTATAAGACTACCTTGTAAATTAAAATGGACTGTGGATAATAATTCAATGGTTAGTTCTAATCAGATTATAGCTTTTATAATTGAAGAGAATAAAGAAGTATTCACGGGAGAGGAGAATCAGGAGGTGGAACCTTCTATTAAGGAAGAATACATTAAAgacgaaaataataataacaagaataatgttgataataataatattgagaataaaaaaggaaatgatatattatttaaacaaGATAATTacaatgaaataaataataaacagATATGTTTAAAAGATGAACATATTGTAAAGGATATTAATTCAACTACTtttaatcaaaatataaataatttacatgACGACTCTAATAAAACggaagaaaataattcttcgccagataataataatcataatgagaataataatgattttataaaggataaaaatatacttaCAAATGATGATAAGAACAAGAACAttattaatgataatgatgtgCAGAGtgatcataaaaataataatgtgaaaaaaaaagaggataCAAATGTTATTAGTTTGGattcaaaatataatgaaaagaaaaatgtaataaattttattttaaataatagaaaaaatttcgaaataaaaaataatcctATTGTTTTaagaagtaataataatgggaaaataaatattttaaaaaatgatgataatcaagaatatatatatattaataatgaaaatgaattattatgTGAAGTTATAGATGTCAAATGTAATCATGAAATAATATTCTCAGGAATTTGTACAAATTGTCTTTTAAATCaagaagaaattaataaaagtgaagaacaaaaatattttgttacTCCTAGTTTCTTACCTGGacaaaatgaattatatataaatactgaTAAAGCCATTGatttagaaaaagaaagaatgagaaccattataaataaaaaaaaactttgCTTAGTTCTAGATTTAGATAATACACTTTTACATgcatcattttctttattatcggTTAATGTGAATagtgatataataaatattactacggatattaataatggtattttagaaaatgaaataaattatatagaagAATTAAATGCCCAAGTAGTATCTAATGCCAGCAATTCGGATGATACAAAATCGAAcacaaaaaataagaaagcTTCTCCCCTTGTATGTAAAttgaataatgaaaaaattttgtctatgaataataaaaataagattGAACATGAGAATACACAAAATTATATGGATAGAAATGATatgcaaaatataaatataaatgtgaataataataataataataataataataataattacaataataataataattacaataataataataattacaataataataataattacaataataataataattacaataataatagtaataaagaGGATGATGCCCTAATCAATGAAGACATAATATATCCCCacttttgtaaaaataaaaactcaATCGAAATGTACCCCAAAATTGAAGATATAAAAGCGTCATATCAAAATTATTGTGAATTTTTAGAAAAGGTAAATAccataaatttattaaaacataaaGGGAAATATATACACTATGAAGATTTTAATGACAATCAGATTAAAAGGAAAATTGAAAAATTAGAATCTAGTATTCTAAAAACAAATGTAAAATATCAAAAAGGagcttatattatttactatAAACTAAGACCAGGAGTAATTGAATTTTTAAGAACAATGagtgaaaaatatgaaatatatttatatactatGGGGACATTAGAACATGCAAAatcatgtttatttttattagatCCCCTTAGGAAATTTTTTGGAAATAGAGTATTTTCTAGAAAGGATTGTTTAAATAGCTTGaaacatttaaataaaatattacctACATATCGTAGTGTATCTATATGTATAGACGATAGTGATTATATATGGAAAGAAAATAGTTCTTGTATAAAAGTACAtggatataattattttcctGATATTAACTTTTTTGAAGATATTAAGAGAGCTCCATATTTCTTAACCaaattttttacttttgCTCAGTCCTATTTAAATTTCacatcaaatatatatcgttttattaatttcaaATGTAGTGAACATgaagaatttttaaaatattgtaaaaataatatcatgttatataatatgaaaaatcaGGTCCATTTCTCCAATGTGGAGACAACACATAACAGTAATAATTATGACGGACAAATAAAGGAAGATGTATATTGTACTacagaaaataatgaagtggagaaaaatgaattattaccAAGTATGAAAACAAATACATTTATTGAACcattagaaataaaaaataaaaatgagcATGAAACATCCTTAAATAGGAACAATTccttaaatattaataatgaatttGTGGAAATTAATGATAACAATTTTATAGATTTGGATAAAGAATTTGAAACGGATAATGAAAGTGATCTAGATTTGGAGGATGACGAAGGAGATGATATAAtagatatgtataatattaacaataataataataataatattattaatagttATAACGATACATACCATTTAGATACAAGAAATGATTTGATAGAATTATTTGACGaatcatataattatgacaaagaaaatattttagaaGATAACAGTAATTATTTAgataaacaaaatgatatatatgataataaggataaaactttaagaaaagaaatagaaCCATTACAATCATTATCatatgatgaagataatataatttatgatgaaaatataattcttcAAACAGTAGAAAATGGaattattgaaaataataatgttaatttgacgtatgaagaaaataaaatatcttttgaaaaggaagaagaaacaaatgaaaatgtgttaaaaaataataccaACTTATTAGAAGTAAATAAatcaattaataaaaaaaagaaaaaaaaaaaatgtaaaaaaaataatcaaataataaatagtGATATAAATACACCATTTTTACGAAatgatacaaaaaattatgtgCAACCAATTCCTTTGTTAAAAAAATCGGTTCATAGAAATATATCACATGAAGatgaaattattttaaaatttatatctgAAGAAAATTTCAGaagatatgaaaaatatgttcTAGATTTCTTATCTAACTACTTTGAAAAAAACGAAAACCATACAATGAAAAGTCAAGAGTCCTCTCAAGTGATTGAAGAGGAACATGTAGAAAGTTCAAAATGTGAAGTAACTAATGAAGATGCTCCTAGTGACGAAGATATATCTTATGAAGATGATTTTGAAGGAGAATTTGTAAATCTAAAAGATCAAGAGGATGAAATACATATGTTTTTAGATGATGATTTTGAGGGTGAATTTGTATATTTGaaagatgataaaaatgatgaagattatacatatatggaTGATTATATGGATGGTAAATATTCAAATGTCAAACATCAAAAAGATGAAGaacgtatatatataaaagatgaaaaaaataaacaagagattgaaaataataaaaataataaaaataataaaaataataaaaataataaaaatacctataaaaaaaattctgataaaaatgataatcctcgtaatgatttaaaaaaatatcgaatgaaagttaaaaaaaaaattgtaaaaaaaattaataaaaattcaaatgttaaaatatacaaaagttCAAAACATGTGAACGAAGtcaataataatactttaacaaataataatgaagtaaaacaaaacaatgaatattatgaatCTTTCTTTATTCCAAAAAATTTAACAGAATTCAATTTCAAAGATAATGATaaacaattatattatttaatgtcattattaaatgaaatacatgatattttttacataatgTTAGAACAATTTAAACGAAAAGAAACAAATGACGAAAATAGAGATgatcaaatatataactaTTTTTTAAGATATCCTGTTGTGCGTACGATATTGACTCAATATCGAAAACAAGTTTTAAAgg GTTTCACGTTCAATATAAGCTTATTATCAGATGACATTAAACGAAGCGATTTTATGGATAACATTGTAAAATTCGGTGGACTTATTAACAACCAAGACTACAATCATTTATTAACTGTTAATACTTttatagaaaatgaaaatattaaaaatgtgaGCACATCTAATTTGATGTGGCTCGAAAGAGCCCTTTATACTTGGaa AAGTACCAATCCAAAGTATTATGACATGAAAACATGGGAAAAATTGCATCGGAATTTTTGGGATGTCATtgaatatgaagaaaataaaaaataa